The proteins below are encoded in one region of Salvelinus namaycush isolate Seneca chromosome 39, SaNama_1.0, whole genome shotgun sequence:
- the LOC120032517 gene encoding CB1 cannabinoid receptor-interacting protein 1-like: MVDDVPPIINISIALKIQPNDGPVFFKVDGTRFGQSRTIKLLTGSKYKVEVVMKPGNADAATMNIGGITLPLEQQSKDEESVVYHGHYDSEGVPHTKSGDRQPVQVSIEFGKAGQFETIWQVKYYNYYKRDQCQFGNKFTNIEYECKPNETRSLMWINKEAYN; the protein is encoded by the exons ATGGTCGACGATGTTCCACCGATTATAAATATTTCTATCGCTCTAAAAATTCAACCGAATGATGGACCGGTGTTTTTCAAGGTGGATGGGACCAGATTCGGCCAGAGCAGGACAATAAAATTGCTTACAGGGTCGAAGTATAAGGTTGAAGTGGTTATGAAGCCGGGCAATGCTGATGCCGC CACCATGAACATCGGAGGTATCACTCTCCCTCTAGAGCAGCAGTCCAAAGATGAGGAGTCAGTGGTGTACCATGGACACTATGACTCAGAGGGAGTGCCTCACACCAAGAGTGGGGACAGGCAACCTGTCCAAGTCAGCATAGAG TTTGGAAAGGCGGGCCAATTCGAGACGATATGGCAAGTGAAGTACTATAACTACTACAAGCGAGACCAATGCCAGTTTGGGAACAAATTCACCAATATCGAGTACGAATGCAAGCCCAATGAGACGCGCAGCCTGATGTGGATCAACAAAGAGGCGTATAATTGA
- the LOC120032839 gene encoding F-box only protein 48-like codes for MQYVSKRNSIAYFVCERSPTLTSAKETCPHNFAEILPTEMSLKIFSELDIDSLCSALLTCKLWHHIIEHSDHLWRNHCLTVQAFCQLEIDGDRQYGLSWKVTLVRSYRRGFLKREWLRGRYSNIRSADELLDRNMCSLDVETWGEILEAELER; via the exons ATGCAGTATGTCTCCAAAAGGAACTCCATTGCCTATTTTGTCTGTGAAAGAAGTCCCACCTTGACCTCCGCCAAAGAGACATGCCCACACAACTTTGCTGAAATATTGCCCACGGAAATGAGCTTGAAGATTTTCAGCGAACTGGACATTGACAGCTTATGTAGTGCATTGTTGACCTGCAAACTGTGGCACCACATCATTGAACACAGTGACCACCTCTGGAGGAATCACTGCCTGACTGTGCAAGCTTTCTGTCAACTGGAGATTGATGGGGACAGACAGTATGGACTGTCGTGGAAG GTCACCCTGGTGCGGAGCTACAGGAGAGGTTTTCTGAAGAGGGAATGGTTAAGGGGACGATACAGCAACATTCGTTCTGCCGATGAACTACTGGACAGGAACATGTGCTCATTGGATGTGGAGACTTGGGGCGAGATTCTGGAAGCAGAGCTGGAGAGATAG